The Brachyspira hyodysenteriae ATCC 27164 sequence TGATGTTGCTAAAGAAAAAGGATACAGCAGTATTATCAATTTATTCAATAATAAACTTAAATCATAATTTAATTAATATATTTTGACATTTTAATCTAAATATTATATTATCTAATACTAATAAATTTAATTATTAGGTTAGTAGTATATGGCTAATAAAGAAAGATTAGGAACTATAGGAATATTTTTGACAGCATTAATTTGGGGATATAGTTTTGTTGCTGTTAAGGTTGTAGTTAGAGAAATAGAACCTTTTTACCTTGTAGGAATAAGAAATTTTGCCGGAGGAATTTTTCTATCTCTCGTATTTTTCAAAAGAATGAAGAATATTTCAAAAAAGGATATTATATTATCAATACCTGTTGGAATAGCATTATTTTTAGGATTCTTTTTGCAGACTATGAGTTCTAAATTTATAACAGCTTCAAAGGTGGCATTTTTTACAGGTTCTTATGTTATATTTATACCATTTTTTTCTTGGATAGTATATAAAAAAAGCCCTCATATTTCAGCATTTATAGCAGCAGTGATTACAGTTTTGGGTTTATATTTATTGAGTTCTTTCGATGGGTTTTCAGGAATAGAGATTGGTGATTTATTTGCATTGATTTGTGCTGTTGTATTTGCTGTACATTTAATGCTTATAGATAAAATGCTTGAATATGTAGACGGTGTTATAATGGCGGCTCTTCAACTTATTATAGCTGGAATAGTTTCTCTTTCTGTAGGGGTGGTGACTTCTACTCCTTTCAATTTTAATGTTTCTAGTGAGGCTATTTACTCACTTATTTATTTAGCCATAGGAGCTACAGGTATTGCTTATTTGCTTCAAACAGTATCTCAAAAGTATGTAAATCCTAGTAAGGCTGGAATTATACTCAGTTTAGAGTCTTTTTTGGGAGCATTAGGAGGAGTGATTTTTATGAAAGATCCAGTTACAATAAATTTTGTTATAGGCGGTGCTTGCATGATTGCTGCTGTATTTATATGTGAGATAGGAAGCAGCGTGAAAAAAGATGCATAAATTAGTCTATATAATCATTACAACTAAATTAATTTTTATATTTAATTCTGACTATTTAAGATTATATAAAAATGTTAATCCTTTATATGCTTAGCTCTTAATAAATTTATTATGCAGAATTTTTTATTTATATTATTTTTCAATAGGTTTAGAATATCATAAAAACTATATATTGTTATCAATAGTATAATTTTTAGTATTGTTTTTTTAGATTTTGATACTAGTATATACATTTTTTATTTATGTTTTTGTATTATATATAAATTTTGTTTATAAAATATTTCAGTATGTGGATATTATAATACTAATTCAGACTATTATATTATATATAACATATATTTTGCTTATAGGCTACTACTTTAAAATATTTAAATGTATTAAATTAAAGCCTAGTCGGGTATGCTATTTATACAGCAAAAAAACTTTAAAATTAAAATTACATATTTAGATAGTAATAAAATATTGATTGTATATTAATTAAAATTAATTATTTTTCATAAAAATTATACTTATGCCTAGTATATGTTTGCAAAATTCTAATTTATGTATTAAAATATATAGATAGTAATTTATTTTTTAAGAGGTTTTTATTATGGCATCATTTATGGATAATTTAAAAGAAAAAGTAAAATCTAATCCAAAAACTATAATCTTAGCAGAAGGATATGATGAAAGACATGTTAAGGCTACTGTTATATTAAAAAAAGAACAGTTAGTTAAAGGAATCATATTAGTAGGAGATACTGCTAAAATAGAAAGTCTAGCTAAAGAAAATGATTTAAAATTAGACGATGGTTTTGCAAGAATTTTTGATCCAAAAAAAGAAGCTAAATCAGAAGAATATATTGAAATGCTTTTCAAAGCTAGAGAAAAGAAAGGTATGACTAAAGATCATGCTAGAGATTTAATTACAAATCATTCTATATACGCAGCCGCTGCAATGATAGCTGATAATGATGCTGACGGTATGGTAGGCGGTGCTGTTTATTCTACAGGTGAAATGCTTAGAGCTGCTTTATTCTTAATAGGCTTAAAACCAGGAATTAGAACTTTATCATCTACATTCTTCCTTGAAAGCCCTGATAAGTCTTTATTTACAAATGGTATATCATGTTTTGCTGACTGTGCGGTTATACCTGAACCTACACCTCAACAGCTTGCTGATATTGCTAAAGCTACAGCTGAATCTTATAGGAATATGACAGGTAATGAACCTAAAGTTGCTTTACTTTCATTCTCTACTAAAGGTTCTGCTGAACATGAATCAATTGAGAGAGTTAGAGAAGCTAAAAAGATTTTGGATTCTCAAGAAGTTGATTTTGTTTATGACGGCGAAATGCAGCTTGATGCAGCTATGATTGAAAAAGTTGCTGCTCAAAAAGCTCCTGGTTCTCCTATTAAAGGTGATGCTAACGTATTTATATTCCCAGAATTAAACTCAGGAAATATCGGACACAAAATAGCTCAGAGAGTTGGTAAATGTACAGCTATAGGTCCTATGCTTCAAGGTATTGCTAAACCTGCTAATGACCTTTCAAGAGGATGTTCTGCTCAGGATATTGCTGATTTAGCTGTTATAACTTCTTTACAAGCTAAATAATTATAAATAAAACTTTATTTAAATAATAATATTATTTAAGGCTGTCAATTATTTATTGGCAGCCTTTATTTTTATATTAAAATAAATTTTTTTATATTGATATGATGTTTAAGATTAAAAAAATAGATTAATGCAGTATTACCTTATTTCTTCCAAGGTGTTTTGCTTCATACATTGCAGTATCCGCATTTTTTATTGTTTCTGCTATAGGTTTTTTAGATGTTCCTTTGTGTTCTGCAATACCAACACTTACTGTTACATTTATGATAGTAGATTCATAACTAAATCTTTTCTTTTCTACAGTTTTTCTTATTCTTTCAGCTACTATATAGGCTTGCTCTTTTTTAGTATTAGGACATATAACTATAAATTCTTCACCGCCGTAACGAATAGCTATATCACTTTTTCTAAGCATATTAATATTCTCAGATGTGTTACTTAATAATCTTCCTATTTCATGAAGAACAACATTGCCACAATCATGACCATATATATCATTAATATCTTTGAAATGGTCAAGGTCCATAAATATAATAGATATACTGTATTTATATCTTTTAGCTCTTTCTACTTCTTCTTCTATAATTTTATTGAAATATCTTACATTAAACAATCCTGTTAAAGGATCTATAGTAGATTGAGCATGCAAAGTATCTATTTCTTTCATTAATTTTTTTATTACTTTGTCTTTTTCTATAGAAGATTTCTTTTCTACCTCATTGATAGCTAAATTCATATTGCGCATTCGTATTTTTATTATTGTTTCATATATATCATATATATTAATAATTCCAATAGGGTAATGATCATTATTTACTATTACTAAATAATCTATTTTATTTTCTTTCATTATATCAAAAGCAACTGATATATCGTCTTCAGGATGCGCTATTACAAGGTTTTTATTCATAAAAGTTGATATTGCTTTATTAAAAATATTTTTTGAATCTTTTTTATTAATATTTTTTAATATATTTACTAATAATTCATTATAGTTAATTATTCCAACTATTTTATCAGAATCATTAATAACAGCTAATATCTTATTAGAAGATTTAGATACAAGAGAAGCTACCTCTACTAAAGTAGAGTCTTTCTTTATTACTTCGATTTTGTTTTCCATTATCGATTTGATAATACTTCTATACATCAAAAAAGCCTTGGCTAAGATATAAAATATATCTTATATTAACATATATATCCTTTTTTTTCAATCTATTTTTTGTATATATTAGTTATATATTAAAATAGTAAAATTATATTTTTTATCTTGATTTTTTTATTTTATAAAGTATCATATTAAAAAAGTTTTCATAATTTTTGAGATTTGAATGAAAAAAATAAATATTCTTATAGTGTTAGTTTTTATATATTCAAAGATTGTTTTTGCAGATATAAATACTATTTTTAATATGGATATATATGAAAGGAATTTACCAATTAATACTAATACAGGTATTTATAGTAATGAACTTTTTATAGAACAAACTGCTTTGGGGGGATTTAATTATATAAGATTTAATTTAGAGACTAGACTATATTATAGATTATATTTTTATAAAAATGCAACAAATTTTTTATTTAAAAATACGAAAGCTGATTTTGGCATAGAGAATAATTTTTCATTATCTTCCGATATGGTTGGAGTATATGTAGATATTAAACCATTATCATTTTTAGGTATCAGAGTAAGCGGATATGCAGACTTTATGTTTAATGCTATGAATTTTGGTTATGCAGGATTTGATAGTAAAGATGTAAGTTATTCTTTCAATGAATTATATGCTATGGAAAAGGGTAATGCATTTGGGTATATAATAAATGTTGCACCATATTTTATATTTAAATTTAATAATTTTATTTTAATAAATAATCTAAATATGTCTTATGTTAATGTTGGGGATAAAAAATATTATTATGATCCTAGAACTTCAATATTACATGCAAAAAGTGAGTTTGAATTGATTAATGATTTTTATCTTTTGGGAAAGATAAGCATGTTCTATATAGGCGGATATTACGGGCTTACTTACCTAATTAATTCAAAACATTTATCTCATAAATTTGGTATAGCTGGTATTATAAATTTCAATTTTTTGAAAGAAACTTTAATTTTTAATATTGGGGCTTCGGCAGGACTGCATGTCGGACTTCCTCATTATAATAATACGACATTTATAGAATTAAAAATGTCATTAGGTTATAAGATACTATAAGATAGAAGAGTGTTATGATAAATAGAAAATTGTTTCCTGATAAATATTTATTAATAATATATATAGCTTTACTTGTAGCTGGATTAGTTGCTATATATGGGGCGCAAACAATACATGAGCCTAATACAGCATATTTTTCTAATCATTTGAAATTATTATCATTTATGCTTATTTTTACTATTATTATGATGATAATTCCGGATTTCTTTACATTTTTGGATAAAATGGTTCCTTTAATTTTACTTTTTACATTACTGCTTCTTGCATCTGTATGTTTATTTGGTATAACTGTTGCAGGAAGTTATGCAAGAAGATGGCTTCTTCTTCCATTTGGAATTACAATACAGCCTTCAGAAATAGCAAAGATAACTTGCAGTATATATTTTGCAAGTGTTTTAAGTAAGAAAGGAGAGAAATTAATTGATATAAAAAGAGGGTTATTTCCTCCGTTATTAATTTTAATAATAGTTTCAGGACTTATTTTAGTAGAGCCTGATTCCGGTACTGCACTTCTATTTTCTATAGTTGGTTTTGCTATATTCTTTTATGGAGGCATACCTTTAAGATCAATACTTCTTTCAGGTATTTTGTTATTAATTCTTTTTGCTATATTTATTTTTAATACCCCTTATATGAAAAGCAGAGTTGTATCATTTTTAGATCCTCAGAGTCAGCCTGAAGAAGAGGTTTATCAAATTAGAAGGGCAAAATTAGCATTTAATTATGGGGGCGTTACAGGAATTCCAGATGAATATATAGCTGATGTTAGTACGCATTTGCCTGCTGCTTTAACTGACTTTATATATGCTTCTGTTTCTCAAAGATATGGATTGGTTGGGAATTTGATTATATTACTTTTATTTTTATCATTTACTATTAGGGGATTTATAATATCGTCGCGTACTAATGATCTGTTTTTGAAAAATCTTTCATTTGCCATTACCATGTTCATTAGTGTGCAGGCATATTTAAATATAATGGTAGCTACTCTTATGCTGCCTACTACAGGTATGACGCTTCCTATCATTAGTTATGGAAGAAATGCTTTAGTTGTTAATATGATAATGATAGGTATCTTATTAAAAATAACTCAAAGGAGAGAACAATGAATGTAATTTTATGCGGCGGAGGAACTGCCGGACACATAACTCCTGCTATTTCTATATATGATTATATGAAAAAAGGAGGGCATAAACCAAGACTTGTTGTTGCTCAAAAAGATTATCCATTGATACCGAGCAATTATGATTTTAATACTATAGATATTAATTCTCCAGGAAATTTTTTAAAGAAAATAGTATTTATATTAAAATTTATACCAGCTTTGATGAAATCATATAGTATAATAAAAAGGCATAAGCCTGATTGTGTAATAGGTATGGGAGGATTTGTATCATTTCCTATGCTTTATGCAGCAAAGAGTAAGAATATACCTATATTTTTATGCGAACAGAATTCAATACCTGGTAAGGTTAATAGAATATTCTATAAAGATGCTAAAAGAGCATATTTAACTTTTTCAAAGACTTTAGAGTTTATGCCTAATGGAAAAGTTTTTGGAAACCCTGTTAGAAATGATTTCTTTGTGGTTCATAGAGAAAGTGCAAGAACTGTTATGAAATTAAAAGAAGATGATAAACTTTTAGTTGTTATGGGAGGATCGCAGGGTGCTTTAAAATTGAATGAATTATTTTTTGAATGCATAAAAGATATAAAAGAAAAAGTTAATAATTTATATATAGTATGGCTTGCAGGTCCTAAATGGGCTAATGATATAATTGCTAAAGTGAATAATGCCAAATTTGAAAATGTTTTTGTACATAGTTATTATAGAGATATGGCAAATTTACTACATGCAGCAGATTTTGTTATATCTAGAGCAGGAAGCAGTTCTATCAGTGAAATATTAGCTGTAAATGTTCCTTCATTATTAGTACCTTTTCCTTATGCAACAGATAATCATCAATATTTTAATGCTTTAGATTTGCTTAATAAAGATATGGCATATTTGATAGAAGAATCTGATTTGGATAAGGAAAAATTGGAGAATATTGTTGTGAATAATTTGAATAATGAAGACAGATTAAAAAAGATGAGAGATAATATTAAAAATAATTGGAGTGCTAGAGCTGTATCTTCAATAGTTGATGATATAACTGGAATTCTAGAACAAAATAATTAATCAAAAAATAATGAAAAATTGAGGAATATATGTTTACAAAGAGAAAAGAAAAGATACATTTTATAGGAATCGGCGGAATTGGAATGAGTGCTATAGCAAGTGTATTAAATGCTATAGGTTTTACTATAACAGGAAGTGATTTAGCTAAAACAGCAAAAACAGAATCTTTAGAATCTTCAGGAATAAAAGTTTATTATGGGCATAAAGCACAAAATATTGAAGATGATGTTACAGCAGTAGTAACTTCATCGGCTATAAGTCCAACTAATGAAGAAATTATAGAAGCGAAATCAAAAAAGATAACAGTTATATCAAGAGGTGAAATGCTTGCTGAACTTATGCGTTTAAGATATGGTATAGCTATATCAGGTTCGCATGGTAAAACTACAACAACATCTCTTATAAGTCAGATAATGATGCATGCCGGACTCAATCCTGTTTGTATAATAGGAGGAAATCATTTTAATTTGAAAAGCAATGCTGCTTGCAATGATTTAAGCAGTGAGTATATGGTATGTGAGGCAGATGAGAGTGACGGAAGTTTTTTAAGGCTTTCACCTGTTATTAATGTAGTTACTAATATTGATAATGATCATTTGGATTATTATGGAAATGTAGAGGCTTTAAGAGTTGCTTTTTTAGAGTTTATAAATAAAGTACCTTTTTACGGCTGTTCATTTTTATGTTTTGAAGATAATGTGGTAAAAGATTTATCAAAGAGTGCTAATAAAAAATATTATTCTTATGGTTTTTCAAAAGATTATGATTTTTACGTTGATAGAGATTCTATTAGAGTGGAAGCGCCTATAACTTATTTTACTGCTTATCATAATAGTGAATGTTTAGGAGAGTTTTCTGTTCCTCTTATAGGAATTCATAATGTATTGAATTCTTTAGCTTCTATAGGGGTTGGTATTCATTTAGGTATAGATATTGCTGATATAAAAGAAGGATTAAAAACTTTTGAAGGCGTTGGAAGGAGATTAAATAAGCTTTACGATAAAGAGATAACTTTATTTGATGATTATGCTCATCACCCTACAGAGATAAAAGCTACACTTTCATCTGTAAGAAATGCTTATAAAAATAGAAGAATAATAGCTGTATTTCAGCCTCATAGATACAGCAGGACAGAACTTCTTCTTAATGATTTTGAATCTGCATTTAATGATGCTGACGAAGTTATTATTAGTGATATTTATGCTGCAGGAGAATCACCTATACCTGGAATAAGCGGCGAGATTATATGTGATGTTGTTAGAAAACAGAATAATCATGTAAGATATGTTCCAAATATAGAAGATGTATTGCCTGTACTTGATGATATAAAAAAAGATGGCGATATAATATTGACTTTGGGAGCAGGCAATATAGTAAGGATTAGTAATGAATATGCAAGAAAATTACAAAATGGTTGAGAACTTTCTCAAAGAAAGAAATATAGAATATTATATAAATCAAGCTTTTAGTAAATTCAGCAGTTTTTATGTAGGCGGAAATATTGATTTGTATATCATTGTTAAAAAAATATCTGATTTTTTAGATCTTGCTAATTTTTTATATAAGAATTTTATTGATTATTTTGTTATGGGTGATACTAGTAAGGTTATAGTTTCTGATAATGGGTATAATGGTATAATAGTTTCATTGGAAGGGGAGTTTGAATCTTTTGAGTTTTTGGAAGATGGTGTTTTGAAATCTAATAGTTCTGCTATTTTAGAGAGACTTTCTCATGAATCGAGAATTAGAAATTTTTCAGGATTAGAATTTGTGGCTTTAGTTAATACTAGAATAGGGGCTGCTATATATGATAAATTGGAATCTTTTGGAATATCTTTGCTTAATTTTGTTAAATCTGTAACATTGTTTAATAAACAGGATTGTACTGTAACAGAACTAAGTAAAGATGAATATTTAGCTTTAACTGATAAGGAGAAAAGATTTATAATTATATTATCAGCTGTATTGGTATTAGAAAAAGATAGTCCTGAAAGTATTGATAATAGAATAGATTGGTTTAGATATATAAGAGGTTCTGTTGCTCCTACAGAGGCCAGCATAGGTCCTGTATTTGAAGATTTTTATGATATTAAGGCTTATGAGATGGTAGAGAGGGTAGGCGGACTTGATATGCAGTTTGGGGCTATGAAATGGCATAAGCGATTTCCTAATTATATTATTAATGAATCTTTATATAATTCTGAAACTGAATGCAGGGCTGAAGATGTTATTAATTTAATAGAAGATACTAGAAAAAAAATAGAACAGCATTATGCTTTTAATCCAAAAATTAATATTGTTTTACTTAGTTAATAATTGAACTATTTAGATTAAAAAATAAAAGGGCTTAAAAAATAAGCCCTTTTTTTATTGTTTATAATTATTATTTATTATTATTTTTTATGCCAATGTATAGAATTCACATATAGTACAGATAAATTTGTCAAATCTTTATCATCTTCTATTTTTGCAGATAAAGTATAATATATATCATCTACTTTCCACAAAGTAAATTTTTCATTTAATGAAGTTACATTATATTCTACATCTATTTTGTATTCATTTTCCGTAAAATTTTTATTTGTATTATTTTGATAATCTCCGTAAAGCGATAGTAATGCTTCTTTATCTTTTGATGCTCTGTATACATAAGCATTATTCATATAATCGAATGTAGATTCAGCAATATTTTTGTTTACTATGAAATATTTTCCATTTTGTCCATGTTCAGGAGGTGCAACTGTTATGCCTATTCCCAAAGGGGCAAATGAATTTGGAGAATCAACTTGAACATAATCTAATACGCTTTCAGATGTATTAGCTTTTTTTTTATCAGTATTATTTGAATTATTAGAGCATGAAATACTGAATAAGATAATAAATAGAATTGTAATTAAATGTTTAGTTATCATATGTTATCCTTTTTCTAATTTAGTGTTTATTAATTGAAAGTTTTCATATCTGATAAATAATTTTTGAAAATTGAAAATATTATATAATCTATTTTTACTTCATCTTTCAAAAAGTTATCATACATATAATCTACTATTTCTAAATCAGTATTGATTTCATTTATACAAATATCATGTTTATATTTTAGAAAATCATATAAATCTAATATTTCTATAATTTTAACAGGATAGTATATAAAAGCTGTGAAATTAAATATATCTTTAGAATCAAAACTTATTAAATATGGATATTCAAAATGAGGTCTTTTAGATTTCATAGCTTCACATAATGTTATTGAAAGTCCATGTCCGTATCCATAGTATTCATGATGAACTCCAACAGCTAAGTTTATATCCTGATTATTAGATATAGAGTATTTTATATAGTTATATGATTTAATAGAATGTGAATATAATTCATTATTTATGTTAATATTTTCTGTAGGTAAATAATTAATTATTTCTGTTAATGTAATATCATGAAGAAGTGCTGCAATAGACATATTTACAATTTCGCTATAATCAAATTGTCTTATTCCTAATTTGAATATATTATCTAATTTTGAAATGTCTTTTATAAATTTATTTTTCTTTGATATTTTTATATAATAAGGCATATAATCGTTTTTCCATTTAGCTCTTATTTTTGAAAGCATTCCCATACTTATATTCTTATTATAGAATATCATAAATTCTATTGTATTAATAAATAATCTATTGCTGTGATCTATTATATTACATCCTGTGAATCCAATTACATCAGAGAACATATCTTCTTTTTCATAATTTTTATTTAGTAATACGAAAGCACTTTCAGCAATACTCTTCATTAATTCTTCATAGTTTGTATTATATTTCTTACTTTCATAAATATTCCTATGACTTTCAGTATTTTCAGATATATTTCCTATTACATTTATTCTTATCATAAGACCTAATCTTATTAATATTTCTCCTACAAGTTTTGCAGCTTTGCAGGTGAATTTATCTCTATTTTCTTCTATTTCTAGTTCTATTATTAAATTTTTTATATTTTCAACTCTTTGGTATTCATTCATAGATAATATATTTTCGAGTATAGCTTCCTGAGCTTTTTCTGTATTTTCTATAGGATCTTTACAATTTGTAAAAATAGAGTAGAAATAGTCTTTACTATTTAATTCATTAGGATCAATGAAGAATTCTATCATATCTAAATAAGATTTATATATATAATATTTGGATCCGGCAAATAAAGTATTTTTTTCTAAATTATTATTAAACAAATAATCAATTTTATTATATGGTATAACATTAACTACACCATTTTCATTTTTAGAAATAATTTATATTTTATCTTTTAGTATTACTTCTTTATAATCTTTTATTTTTTCTAATGGTATTGTTACATAGTTATCTAAATTAATTTCCATTTAATTACCTATATTAATTATTATTCATTATTATTATACATATATAAAATAATAAAACAAATATTTTGGTGAAAAAAATTTGGAAAATGCAAAAAAATTATTATATTATAACAGTATTATTTATTATTAATAAAAATTGGAGAAGCAATGTATAATTATATATACACTCAAGAAGATTTCAGCATATTAAATAGTTATAAAAATATTTCTATATCATTAGGTAAATATCTTGGTGATAATGTTGAAATAGTGATATATTCTTTTGAAAATGATGATTGTCCTATAGTTTTTATAGTTAATGAATATTTGCATAATAAAAACATTGGCGATGCTATTTCCGATAAAGACAGAAGCATATTAAATGAAATGCTTGATAAAAATAATAATAAATTTTTTAAAAATAATTTTATTGAAACTGTTACAGGTGAATGTCATAAAATAAATTATACAGTTATAGAAAATTCTAATGGTATTCCTATAGCTATGATGGTTATAAGTTGGAAATTTGATATTTCTTTGGTTAATACATTAAAAGTGTTTATACCTGATAATATTAATTCAGATGTAAAAGATACTAAAAAAAGTAAGTCAGAAGATATTATTGTAGACTCTCTTAAAAAAGTTATAGGAACAGTAGATAAAGATGAAGTAGGTCCTTCCGTTTATAATAAAACAATAATAAAAAAATTATATGCACAGGGTATATTTGAGTTTAAAGAGTCAGTTCAATTAGTAGCAAATTATTTGAATATTTCGCATCATAC is a genomic window containing:
- a CDS encoding UDP-N-acetylmuramate dehydrogenase yields the protein MNMQENYKMVENFLKERNIEYYINQAFSKFSSFYVGGNIDLYIIVKKISDFLDLANFLYKNFIDYFVMGDTSKVIVSDNGYNGIIVSLEGEFESFEFLEDGVLKSNSSAILERLSHESRIRNFSGLEFVALVNTRIGAAIYDKLESFGISLLNFVKSVTLFNKQDCTVTELSKDEYLALTDKEKRFIIILSAVLVLEKDSPESIDNRIDWFRYIRGSVAPTEASIGPVFEDFYDIKAYEMVERVGGLDMQFGAMKWHKRFPNYIINESLYNSETECRAEDVINLIEDTRKKIEQHYAFNPKINIVLLS
- a CDS encoding helix-turn-helix transcriptional regulator → MYNYIYTQEDFSILNSYKNISISLGKYLGDNVEIVIYSFENDDCPIVFIVNEYLHNKNIGDAISDKDRSILNEMLDKNNNKFFKNNFIETVTGECHKINYTVIENSNGIPIAMMVISWKFDISLVNTLKVFIPDNINSDVKDTKKSKSEDIIVDSLKKVIGTVDKDEVGPSVYNKTIIKKLYAQGIFEFKESVQLVANYLNISHHTVYLHLRSIKRSKKNSK
- a CDS encoding DMT family transporter, with the translated sequence MANKERLGTIGIFLTALIWGYSFVAVKVVVREIEPFYLVGIRNFAGGIFLSLVFFKRMKNISKKDIILSIPVGIALFLGFFLQTMSSKFITASKVAFFTGSYVIFIPFFSWIVYKKSPHISAFIAAVITVLGLYLLSSFDGFSGIEIGDLFALICAVVFAVHLMLIDKMLEYVDGVIMAALQLIIAGIVSLSVGVVTSTPFNFNVSSEAIYSLIYLAIGATGIAYLLQTVSQKYVNPSKAGIILSLESFLGALGGVIFMKDPVTINFVIGGACMIAAVFICEIGSSVKKDA
- a CDS encoding UDP-N-acetylglucosamine--N-acetylmuramyl-(pentapeptide) pyrophosphoryl-undecaprenol N-acetylglucosamine transferase, with translation MNVILCGGGTAGHITPAISIYDYMKKGGHKPRLVVAQKDYPLIPSNYDFNTIDINSPGNFLKKIVFILKFIPALMKSYSIIKRHKPDCVIGMGGFVSFPMLYAAKSKNIPIFLCEQNSIPGKVNRIFYKDAKRAYLTFSKTLEFMPNGKVFGNPVRNDFFVVHRESARTVMKLKEDDKLLVVMGGSQGALKLNELFFECIKDIKEKVNNLYIVWLAGPKWANDIIAKVNNAKFENVFVHSYYRDMANLLHAADFVISRAGSSSISEILAVNVPSLLVPFPYATDNHQYFNALDLLNKDMAYLIEESDLDKEKLENIVVNNLNNEDRLKKMRDNIKNNWSARAVSSIVDDITGILEQNN
- a CDS encoding diguanylate cyclase, whose translation is MYRSIIKSIMENKIEVIKKDSTLVEVASLVSKSSNKILAVINDSDKIVGIINYNELLVNILKNINKKDSKNIFNKAISTFMNKNLVIAHPEDDISVAFDIMKENKIDYLVIVNNDHYPIGIINIYDIYETIIKIRMRNMNLAINEVEKKSSIEKDKVIKKLMKEIDTLHAQSTIDPLTGLFNVRYFNKIIEEEVERAKRYKYSISIIFMDLDHFKDINDIYGHDCGNVVLHEIGRLLSNTSENINMLRKSDIAIRYGGEEFIVICPNTKKEQAYIVAERIRKTVEKKRFSYESTIINVTVSVGIAEHKGTSKKPIAETIKNADTAMYEAKHLGRNKVILH
- a CDS encoding HD-GYP domain-containing protein, translated to MFNNNLEKNTLFAGSKYYIYKSYLDMIEFFIDPNELNSKDYFYSIFTNCKDPIENTEKAQEAILENILSMNEYQRVENIKNLIIELEIEENRDKFTCKAAKLVGEILIRLGLMIRINVIGNISENTESHRNIYESKKYNTNYEELMKSIAESAFVLLNKNYEKEDMFSDVIGFTGCNIIDHSNRLFINTIEFMIFYNKNISMGMLSKIRAKWKNDYMPYYIKISKKNKFIKDISKLDNIFKLGIRQFDYSEIVNMSIAALLHDITLTEIINYLPTENININNELYSHSIKSYNYIKYSISNNQDINLAVGVHHEYYGYGHGLSITLCEAMKSKRPHFEYPYLISFDSKDIFNFTAFIYYPVKIIEILDLYDFLKYKHDICINEINTDLEIVDYMYDNFLKDEVKIDYIIFSIFKNYLSDMKTFN
- the pta gene encoding phosphate acetyltransferase, producing MASFMDNLKEKVKSNPKTIILAEGYDERHVKATVILKKEQLVKGIILVGDTAKIESLAKENDLKLDDGFARIFDPKKEAKSEEYIEMLFKAREKKGMTKDHARDLITNHSIYAAAAMIADNDADGMVGGAVYSTGEMLRAALFLIGLKPGIRTLSSTFFLESPDKSLFTNGISCFADCAVIPEPTPQQLADIAKATAESYRNMTGNEPKVALLSFSTKGSAEHESIERVREAKKILDSQEVDFVYDGEMQLDAAMIEKVAAQKAPGSPIKGDANVFIFPELNSGNIGHKIAQRVGKCTAIGPMLQGIAKPANDLSRGCSAQDIADLAVITSLQAK
- a CDS encoding FtsW/RodA/SpoVE family cell cycle protein, whose amino-acid sequence is MINRKLFPDKYLLIIYIALLVAGLVAIYGAQTIHEPNTAYFSNHLKLLSFMLIFTIIMMIIPDFFTFLDKMVPLILLFTLLLLASVCLFGITVAGSYARRWLLLPFGITIQPSEIAKITCSIYFASVLSKKGEKLIDIKRGLFPPLLILIIVSGLILVEPDSGTALLFSIVGFAIFFYGGIPLRSILLSGILLLILFAIFIFNTPYMKSRVVSFLDPQSQPEEEVYQIRRAKLAFNYGGVTGIPDEYIADVSTHLPAALTDFIYASVSQRYGLVGNLIILLLFLSFTIRGFIISSRTNDLFLKNLSFAITMFISVQAYLNIMVATLMLPTTGMTLPIISYGRNALVVNMIMIGILLKITQRREQ
- the murC gene encoding UDP-N-acetylmuramate--L-alanine ligase, which produces MFTKRKEKIHFIGIGGIGMSAIASVLNAIGFTITGSDLAKTAKTESLESSGIKVYYGHKAQNIEDDVTAVVTSSAISPTNEEIIEAKSKKITVISRGEMLAELMRLRYGIAISGSHGKTTTTSLISQIMMHAGLNPVCIIGGNHFNLKSNAACNDLSSEYMVCEADESDGSFLRLSPVINVVTNIDNDHLDYYGNVEALRVAFLEFINKVPFYGCSFLCFEDNVVKDLSKSANKKYYSYGFSKDYDFYVDRDSIRVEAPITYFTAYHNSECLGEFSVPLIGIHNVLNSLASIGVGIHLGIDIADIKEGLKTFEGVGRRLNKLYDKEITLFDDYAHHPTEIKATLSSVRNAYKNRRIIAVFQPHRYSRTELLLNDFESAFNDADEVIISDIYAAGESPIPGISGEIICDVVRKQNNHVRYVPNIEDVLPVLDDIKKDGDIILTLGAGNIVRISNEYARKLQNG